Proteins from a genomic interval of Musa acuminata AAA Group cultivar baxijiao chromosome BXJ1-9, Cavendish_Baxijiao_AAA, whole genome shotgun sequence:
- the LOC135582375 gene encoding zinc finger AN1 domain-containing stress-associated protein 15-like, producing the protein MARESCNLDQDEAEIFKPSSSSTRSATPPSSPSSSPQPPPSSALPKSCDESTIHRPESPAPAMTVAASSTTKLDEESSKPGEESPTPVRFSNRCSTCRKKVGLTGFRCRCGDLFCGRHRYSDAHECSFDYKALGREEIARANPVIKAAKIIKI; encoded by the coding sequence ATGGCTCGAGAAAGTTGTAATCTTGACCAGGATGAAGCAGAGATCTTCAAGCCCTCATCATCTTCTACCCGTTCTGCTACGCCACCCTCCTCGCCATCATCATCACCCCAGCCGCCACCTTCCTCCGCGCTTCCGAAATCATGCGATGAATCCACCATTCACAGGCCGGAATCTCCGGCCCCAGCGATGACTGTCGCGGCTTCTTCCACGACAAAGCTCGACGAGGAGTCGTCAAAGCCCGGGGAGGAATCCCCGACTCCTGTTAGATTCAGTAACAGGTGCTCCACTTGCCGGAAAAAGGTGGGTCTCACCGGATTCCGATGCCGCTGCGGCGACCTCTTCTGCGGTCGCCACCGttactccgatgcccacgagtgtTCCTTCGATTACAAGGCCTTAGGGAGGGAGGAGATCGCCAGGGCCAACCCTGTGATCAAAGCTGCCAAGATCATCAAGATCTGA
- the LOC135592665 gene encoding serine/threonine-protein kinase OXI1-like produces the protein MAQPLFQPPPPPPQPVSLDLRDLKALSVLGRGAKGVVFLVRAAASSGEEALALKTVSRSSIERKASSGDAYRRVWLERDVLLALRHPLLPSLRGVVSTDRIVGFAIDRCSGGDLASLRRRQSEKMFSDDVIRFYAAELVLALEYLHGLGIVYRDLKPENVLIQDSGHLMLVDFDLSAKLSSKPLPEQPLKSSPPTAVRRIESMPPGTGMKKKKNTKIKGKKSPRLTGCFSFNAGVSPETVEAPPAPKPPSASTWSSSGKSNSFVGTEEYVAPEIIEGRGHDFAVDWWGLGVVLYEMLYGRTPFRGQNRKETFYRILTKEPELAGDPTPLRDLIRRLLEKDPERRITGEGIKAHEFFRGVVWEQVIQVSRPPFIPTPLPDHWESGDAGSEGLDVERTVDEVSAAKEAAEAKTASGNGAEGVTVSPTADDFSVF, from the exons ATGGCGCAACCGCTATttcagccgccgccgccgccgccgcagccagTGTCGTTAGACCTCCGTGATCTAAAGGCCCTCTCGGTCCTCGGCCGCGGCGCCAAGGGCGTCGTCTTCCTCGTCCGCGCCGCCGCCTCGTCCGGCGAGGAGGCCCTCGCCCTCAAGACAGTCTCTCGCTCCTCGATCGAGCGCAAGGCCTCTAGCGGCGACGCCTACCGCCGGGTCTGGCTCGAGCGCGACGTCCTCCTCGCCCTCCGCCACCCGTTGCTCCCCTCCCTCCGTGGCGTCGTCTCCACTGACAGGATCGTCGGCTTCGCAATCGACAGATGCTCCGGCGGCGACCTCGCCTCCCTCCGCCGCCGCCAGAGCGAGAAGATGTTCTCCGACGATGTCATTCG CTTCTACGCCGCCGAGTTGGTGCTGGCGCTGGAGTACCTCCACGGGCTGGGGATCGTCTACCGAGACCTGAAGCCCGAGAATGTCCTGATCCAGGACAGCGGCCACCTCATGCTCGTCGACTTCGATCTCTCCGCTAAACTCTCCTCCAAGCCGCTGCCGGAACAACCACTCAAGTCGTCACCACCCACCGCCGTCCGCCGCATCGAATCCATGCCGCCAGGCACcggcatgaagaagaagaagaacaccaaGATCAAAGGAAAGAAGTCCCCGCGCCTCACCGGCTGCTTCTCCTTCAACGCCGGCGTGTCTCCGGAGACCGTCGAAGCTCCTCCCGCCCCGAAACCACCTTCGGCGTCGACGTGGTCGTCGAGCGGGAAATCGAACTCGTTCGTGGGCACGGAGGAGTACGTTGCCCCGGAGATCATCGAGGGCAGAGGCCACGACTTCGCGGTGGACTGGTGGGGTCTGGGGGTGGTTCTCTACGAGATGCTCTACGGGCGGACGCCGTTCCGGGGGCAGAACCGGAAGGAGACCTTCTACCGGATCCTGACCAAGGAGCCGGAGCTCGCCGGAGATCCCACGCCGCTGCGCGACCTCATCCGGAGACTCCTCGAGAAGGACCCCGAACGTCGCATCACAGGCGAGGGCATCAAGGCGCACGAGTTCTTCCGTGGGGTGGTCTGGGAGCAGGTGATCCAGGTGTCGCGGCCGCCCTTCATCCCGACGCCGCTGCCGGATCACTGGGAGTCGGGCGACGCCGGCTCCGAGGGGCTCGACGTGGAGAGGACCGTGGACGAGGTTTCCGCTGCCAAGGAGGCGGCGGAGGCGAAGACGGCCAGCGGGAACGGGGCGGAAGGCGTAACCGTTTCCCCCACCGCCGACGATTTTTCAGTCTTctaa
- the LOC135592663 gene encoding proteasome subunit beta type-5-B-like, with translation MKLDLSGLQSFTSIPGGAVDGLGEDIFAAPSFQLPACSDFDGFQKDAIQMVKPAKGTTTLAFIFKEGVIVAADSRASMGGYISSQSVKKIIEINPYMLGTMAGGAADCQFWHRNLGIKCRLHELANKRRISVTGASKLLANILYSYRGMGLSVGTMIAGWDEKGPGLYYVDSEGGRLKGTRFSVGSGSPYAYGVLDSGYRFDMPVEEAAELARRAIYHATFRDGASGGVASVYHVGPDGWKKLSGDDVGELHYKYYPVAPTPVEQEMTDAPAA, from the exons atgaagcttgatcTGAGTGGTCTTCAGTCGTTTACTTCGATCCCCGGCGGCGCCGTCGACGGTCTCGGGGAAGACATCTTCGCGGCCCCTTCGTTCCAACTTCCGGCCTGCTCTGAC TTCGATGGGTTTCAGAAGGACGCGATCCAGATGGTGAAGCCAGCGAAAGGGACGACGACGCTCGCCTTCATCTTCAAGGAAGGCGTCATTGTCGCCGCCGATTCGCGTGCTAGCATGGGAGGATATATCT CTTCTCAGAGTGTTAAGAAAATTATTGAGATCAATCCATATATGCTTGGTACAATGGCTGGAGGTGCTGCAGATTGCCAATTCTGGCACAGGAACTTAGGGATCAAG TGCCGCCTGCATGAACTGGCAAACAAGAGAAGGATCTCAGTCACAGGTGCTTCAAAGCTGTTGGCAAACATACTTTACTCTTATCGTGGAATGGGCCTTTCAGTAGGAACCATGATCGCTGGATGGGATGAAAAG GGGCCTGGATTGTACTATGTTGACAGTGAAGGTGGAAGGCTCAAGGGAACACGCTTTTCAGTTGGGTCAGGAAGTCCATATGCTTATGGTGTTCTTGATAGTGG GTATCGTTTTGACATGCCAGTCGAGGAAGCTGCAGAACTGGCACGCCGAGCCATTTACCATGCAACTTTTCGTGATGGAGCTAGTGGTGGAGTGGCTAGTG TTTATCATGTTGGCCCTGATGGTTGGAAGAAACTTTCTGGAGATGATGTGGGTGAGCTTCATTACAAGTATTATCCTGTGGCCCCAACCCCTGTGGAGCAGGAAATGACCGACGCCCCAGCAGCCTGA